A stretch of Methanosphaerula palustris E1-9c DNA encodes these proteins:
- a CDS encoding class I SAM-dependent methyltransferase, producing MSEIDWESPESADRYDKNCDHQFRKGKALMEILKIQKGDSVLDVGCGTGVQALNVSEIIGPSGRLTGIDPSTQRIELARKKFAGEPTKNVRFLVGQAEDLGEVPDNSINRAYFCSSFHWVDDKRSALKEIYRVLVPGGRVGMTTLERDSPDTIRSLIDPLFSKYNIERGDELQRGIKRVTAPELHDLFSDAGFTGISVEPRNTPRRYGSPEEFLKYLEEKDRSGLLLKKVPKEIREEIRQEITRELETHHNQTSIEFGNVTLFAIASKPDERN from the coding sequence ATGAGCGAAATTGACTGGGAATCCCCGGAGAGTGCCGACCGGTACGACAAAAACTGCGATCATCAGTTTCGGAAAGGCAAAGCATTGATGGAGATTCTGAAGATCCAGAAGGGGGATTCCGTGCTGGATGTCGGCTGCGGGACCGGGGTGCAGGCCCTGAATGTCTCGGAGATCATCGGACCATCCGGCCGGCTGACGGGTATCGATCCATCCACGCAAAGGATAGAACTTGCTCGAAAAAAATTTGCTGGAGAACCCACAAAAAATGTTCGCTTTCTGGTGGGCCAGGCCGAGGATCTAGGTGAGGTACCGGACAATTCCATCAATCGTGCCTATTTCTGTTCCTCATTCCACTGGGTTGATGACAAGAGATCTGCTCTCAAGGAGATATACCGGGTGCTCGTGCCTGGGGGCCGGGTGGGGATGACGACACTAGAGAGAGACAGTCCAGACACGATACGGTCACTGATAGATCCCCTGTTTTCAAAATACAACATCGAAAGGGGGGATGAACTGCAGAGAGGGATCAAAAGGGTCACGGCTCCAGAACTTCATGATCTCTTTTCAGACGCTGGTTTTACAGGTATCTCTGTCGAGCCGAGGAACACACCACGGCGGTATGGTTCCCCAGAGGAGTTTCTGAAGTATCTGGAAGAGAAGGATCGGTCAGGGCTCCTGTTGAAAAAGGTCCCCAAAGAGATCAGAGAAGAGATCCGACAGGAGATTACCAGAGAACTCGAAACTCACCATAACCAGACCTCTATCGAGTTTGGAAATGTAACGCTGTTTGCAATTGCGTCAAAACCAGATGAACGTAATTGA
- a CDS encoding ABC transporter substrate-binding protein produces the protein MKKKLKIIITAIVAIAVIGIVIGLILTGTVGSPHTKTTQIQGNSGTQTTNSSNVKTVGNTSTNQSGDFFTLRTPLSSSLAVIDLADQLGYYRDNGIIIERTGTSTGGPQNIMTVASGSNDVGGSAFSAIVNAIAKGTKIKVVVPSIGTSLTEPDYKWLVLNTSSIKTASDLKGKTIGVNTLGAQADFVTRAYLYQHNLTPSDVQLVVLPIENEEQVLRQGQVDVIAPNGNYLKKAESDGGVRALFTDAEVTGDQVKSATFMSTDFIEEHPDIVRKFVNATTRAIEWDKQNRDQSKVLLAEYLEKNNGNTKLAALHNGWAIRSPPTINDQDVQFWVDVMVKEGLLKEGQIKPSDVYTNEFNPYYQK, from the coding sequence ATGAAAAAGAAACTAAAAATTATAATCACCGCAATTGTTGCGATTGCTGTTATAGGTATCGTCATCGGACTAATCCTGACCGGGACAGTGGGTTCCCCCCATACCAAAACGACCCAGATACAAGGAAACAGTGGTACGCAGACGACAAACTCGTCCAATGTCAAGACCGTCGGAAATACTTCAACAAATCAGAGTGGGGACTTTTTTACCCTACGAACACCGCTCTCGTCTTCACTTGCCGTGATCGATCTGGCTGACCAGTTGGGATATTACCGGGATAACGGTATCATCATCGAACGGACAGGCACTTCGACAGGAGGACCCCAGAATATCATGACTGTTGCATCAGGAAGCAATGATGTCGGGGGGTCAGCGTTCTCAGCGATTGTAAATGCTATTGCAAAGGGAACCAAAATCAAGGTCGTTGTACCCTCTATAGGAACCAGTTTAACTGAACCGGATTACAAATGGCTCGTTCTGAATACGAGTTCCATTAAAACAGCAAGTGATCTCAAGGGAAAGACCATCGGTGTTAACACCCTGGGAGCTCAGGCAGATTTCGTTACCCGGGCATATCTCTATCAGCATAATCTGACCCCATCTGATGTCCAGTTGGTAGTTCTCCCTATCGAAAATGAAGAACAGGTTTTACGACAGGGTCAAGTTGATGTTATTGCACCAAATGGAAATTACCTGAAGAAAGCGGAATCAGATGGGGGGGTTCGTGCCCTCTTTACAGATGCAGAAGTAACCGGCGATCAGGTAAAATCTGCAACATTCATGTCCACAGATTTCATCGAAGAGCACCCGGATATTGTACGAAAGTTTGTCAATGCTACAACACGGGCAATTGAATGGGACAAACAAAACCGGGATCAGTCAAAGGTTCTTCTCGCAGAATACCTTGAAAAGAACAACGGCAATACGAAACTGGCGGCACTCCATAATGGCTGGGCAATTCGAAGTCCCCCCACTATTAATGACCAGGATGTCCAGTTCTGGGTAGATGTCATGGTTAAAGAAGGGCTTCTCAAGGAGGGACAGATCAAACCATCTGATGTCTATACAAATGAATTCAATCCATATTACCAGAAGTAG
- a CDS encoding class I SAM-dependent methyltransferase, with product MFPTLSKIKEDSGNSESGNAVTHGTKSEYWGTISALKGDDFVFPSPVNLPKWLESAADWLGDASSILEIGPGKADLAYNVISGKRKTGHYFIADLSEGILEHARNRLDSVSSSIEVTYIHDDLNLPEALQEISAGSIDKVVLINVLGYLDPDVAFQNISRVLRPGGFVRLTHGDHKFFTLYSKEQLVDILNRNGFALEQFNSVIIPLEFIEKVRSIQGDVWSLSQQELDLLHRHGGRPTVDLIARKS from the coding sequence ATGTTTCCAACATTATCCAAAATAAAGGAAGATTCAGGAAATTCTGAAAGCGGGAACGCAGTTACTCATGGTACGAAGAGTGAGTATTGGGGTACTATATCTGCCCTGAAAGGAGATGATTTTGTTTTTCCAAGTCCGGTGAATCTGCCGAAATGGCTGGAAAGCGCTGCGGACTGGCTGGGAGACGCCTCGTCTATTTTGGAAATCGGTCCTGGAAAAGCAGACCTTGCTTATAATGTAATCTCGGGGAAACGAAAGACCGGTCATTATTTTATCGCAGATCTCTCAGAGGGGATCCTGGAACATGCAAGGAACCGGCTTGATTCCGTCTCCTCCTCTATTGAAGTCACCTACATCCATGATGATCTGAATCTGCCGGAGGCCTTGCAGGAGATATCTGCAGGGTCCATCGATAAAGTTGTACTCATCAATGTCCTTGGATATCTTGATCCTGATGTTGCATTTCAAAATATTTCTCGGGTATTACGCCCAGGGGGATTCGTCAGATTGACGCATGGAGATCATAAATTTTTTACCCTTTACTCCAAGGAGCAACTTGTAGATATTCTGAACCGGAACGGATTCGCTCTGGAACAATTCAACTCGGTAATTATTCCATTAGAGTTCATTGAGAAGGTTCGCTCGATTCAGGGCGATGTCTGGAGTTTATCCCAACAGGAACTGGATCTGCTTCACAGGCACGGTGGCCGCCCGACTGTGGATCTCATTGCAAGAAAGAGTTAA
- a CDS encoding 2-hydroxyacyl-CoA dehydratase family protein produces the protein MTQSAIKLFQYPESLKERFLQTSDIEFRYSKTVTPEEIWHFMTVDAPRRYPYAYEVNPYFRDQISADIGFLTGIKSRYLRLSLKDRLLNAHENGVPIIFTQGGQTFEPYYTAGGIPLRPGLISRFANDLTEGQTVNELGNSRKEKLEFGNKLISTESCPIVGAHVTAQRGIVPVDLVAPYLCLRCSDKQYLVESYRNRKNVEAYLNPASRGPYFKENIPLMLIDYPIDQQNEKDWAIDYLETMLRNLTAKVSELSGKEVNDQVLAEEIRYENKVRKLTQNIVHLWWNAPVPPTNSSDFVGTSNTSAGLFRIGNEFSGDPNGAYSVLKDACAELQERVRNGVKGVGVADDPVRIYICGPAATESADPGHIDRVDGVVVGKDDQWSEISTLVDEGGNNPYRNLARAILSFPMELPTEERAAWTIEQVKKSRADGLIFTHTWGCNFQSSVARMICDIVRDEAGIPVMDTGTAGGGPSLLGEEQSKTRLGAFIEMISG, from the coding sequence ATGACGCAGAGTGCTATCAAACTGTTCCAGTACCCCGAATCACTGAAAGAAAGATTCCTGCAAACCAGTGATATCGAGTTCCGGTACTCTAAAACGGTCACCCCGGAAGAGATCTGGCATTTCATGACCGTGGATGCTCCCCGGAGGTACCCGTACGCCTACGAGGTCAATCCATACTTTCGGGATCAAATATCTGCTGATATCGGATTTTTGACCGGAATAAAGAGCAGATATCTTCGGCTCTCTCTCAAGGACCGGCTTCTGAACGCTCACGAGAATGGGGTACCAATCATCTTCACACAGGGTGGCCAGACCTTTGAACCTTACTACACCGCCGGCGGAATCCCCCTGCGTCCAGGCCTGATCTCACGTTTCGCAAATGATCTCACTGAAGGACAGACAGTCAATGAGCTGGGGAATAGCCGGAAGGAGAAACTGGAGTTTGGAAATAAACTGATCTCCACAGAATCGTGCCCGATTGTGGGTGCTCACGTCACTGCACAGCGGGGTATCGTTCCCGTCGATCTCGTCGCACCGTACCTCTGTCTGCGCTGTTCAGACAAACAGTACCTCGTCGAATCCTACCGGAATCGTAAAAATGTCGAAGCATATCTGAACCCTGCTTCCCGTGGACCGTACTTTAAGGAGAACATTCCCCTGATGCTGATCGATTATCCCATCGATCAACAGAATGAAAAAGACTGGGCAATTGACTATCTTGAGACAATGCTCCGGAACCTGACGGCAAAAGTCAGTGAATTGTCAGGAAAAGAGGTGAACGATCAGGTGCTTGCCGAGGAGATCCGGTATGAGAACAAGGTCAGAAAACTCACTCAGAATATTGTTCACCTCTGGTGGAACGCCCCCGTACCTCCAACCAACAGTTCGGATTTCGTCGGTACATCAAATACATCGGCCGGATTGTTCAGAATCGGAAATGAGTTCAGCGGCGATCCGAATGGAGCGTATTCGGTCCTGAAAGATGCATGCGCCGAACTACAGGAGCGGGTTCGGAACGGGGTGAAAGGTGTCGGCGTGGCAGATGACCCGGTACGGATTTATATCTGCGGGCCGGCCGCGACGGAAAGCGCCGACCCTGGACATATCGACCGTGTTGACGGCGTTGTCGTTGGAAAAGATGACCAGTGGAGTGAGATCAGCACATTGGTGGATGAAGGGGGAAACAATCCTTATCGGAATCTCGCCAGGGCTATCCTCTCATTCCCAATGGAACTTCCCACCGAGGAACGGGCAGCATGGACCATTGAACAGGTGAAAAAATCTCGGGCTGATGGGTTGATCTTTACCCATACCTGGGGGTGCAACTTCCAGTCTTCTGTTGCGAGGATGATCTGTGATATTGTGCGGGATGAAGCAGGTATCCCGGTCATGGATACGGGAACTGCTGGAGGAGGCCCCAGTTTATTGGGAGAGGAACAGTCAAAGACCCGACTCGGAGCCTTTATTGAGATGATATCAGGATAA